DNA from Bacteroidota bacterium:
ATTCAACATATAGCTTTTGCAGTCGACAGTGTTGAAACTGCCTTAAGTGATGCTTCTGCCAAAGGGGTGCAGCTTATCGACAAGCAACCCAGAGATGGTGCTGAAGGAATGAGTATTGCTTTCCTTCATCCCAAATCGACTTTCGGTGTACTTACCGAACTTTGCGAGAAGAAAAAATAACAGTAAAATAGTTGGTTTAAATTCAATATTTTACTTCATTAAAAACTTTTAGCCCTCTTTTTTAGAGGGCTATTTGTTATGTGCCATACAAACCACCTGGTTGTGAAAGGTTGACGTGGGTGCTTTCATTTACCAACCATTGGCTAAAAGAACAGAGGTCAACAAGTCTGCCTCTTCTGTTTTCTTTCCTGTTTTTGCTGTTCTTGTCATTGATTTAAATCGGGAAACTGCCGTATCCGCCAACTGGCGAATGTGCGGTGGCATGAACGATTGGAAAATAAAACAGGAAGGCAATTGTTTTATTTCCTACTCAATCACCATAATAATGATTCTTTAATTCGTCAGTTGTAAACTGGCGATTTCCCATAAGAGGAATTTTTTGCTACAGGATTCACTCATCATATCTTGATCATTGCCAGGATTAAAGATATAGCCCAAAGATTTTTTATATAAAAAAATGCGCTACAGAATTTTGGAATGTGGACAAACTCACTGCTAACCCTTATATATCCGTAAATCATTTTTGGCAAAAATACATAAAAGATAATATGCGATTAACAAAGAATATTTTAAAACAACCTGAGTGAATGTAAATGACTATTGTTAAGGGGAAAACTATTCTGCCTTCTTCCTGTTCTACGTTTCATTAAGGTCTGATTTTAGCTGCAGCAATGATGAGAGTTTGTAAAAAGTAAAATTAAAATTTCATCATTTCACATAATATGATAGATTTTGATTTATTTTTAGTTCGTTTATGCGAATTGTACATTCTTTTTTAATTGATTTTTTAATTGATCCTTAATTATGAAAGGATTTTTACAACAGACAAGTATATTTATCATAATTGTATTCCTGGCTTTTGGTAATCATGCGATTGCTCAAAGGCAGATGGAGAAACTGAACCGCGGGGTTGTTGCTGTGAGACCCAACAGTAGTCAAGTGTTTGTAAGCTGGCGCTTATTCGGATCCGATCTGGCTTCTACTACATTTAATTTATACCGGGGAACCACAAAAGTCAATTCTTCCCCTATTGACGGGGCAACCAATTATACCGACAATACAACTGCCGATAGCATTTATACGGTAAGGGCTGTAGTGAATGGCGTTGAACAACCTCCTTCTGGGTTTTCAAAAGTCTGGCATCAGTTTTACAAGGAGATTCCGTTAAAAGTACCTTCCGGGGGGACAACTCCTGATGGCATTGCTTATACCTACAGTGCCAACGATTGCAGTGTGGGAGACTTGGATGGGGACGGCGAATATGAGATC
Protein-coding regions in this window:
- a CDS encoding VOC family protein, which produces IQHIAFAVDSVETALSDASAKGVQLIDKQPRDGAEGMSIAFLHPKSTFGVLTELCEKKK